In bacterium, a genomic segment contains:
- a CDS encoding HU family DNA-binding protein, producing the protein MTKKELVMKIANELNVTQTIIKSVIEKVFEGIEEALCSGQKIELRNFGILKVKSRKARVGRNPRTGQIVPIGIRKVITFKSGKRLRKKVENA; encoded by the coding sequence ATGACCAAGAAAGAATTAGTAATGAAAATCGCTAATGAGCTAAATGTAACTCAAACTATCATAAAATCAGTAATAGAAAAAGTGTTTGAGGGCATAGAAGAAGCTCTTTGTTCAGGACAAAAAATTGAATTAAGAAATTTTGGTATCCTGAAGGTAAAATCAAGAAAAGCACGAGTGGGAAGAAATCCACGAACAGGTCAAATTGTTCCTATTGGAATAAGAAAAGTTATTACTTTCAAATCGGGTAAAAGACTAAGAAAAAAAGTAGAAAATGCTTAA